Proteins encoded in a region of the Mucilaginibacter sabulilitoris genome:
- a CDS encoding acyl-CoA thioesterase: protein MTALTDESDYKTVGFSQTTITELMIPSYSNFGGKIHGGILLSLMDKVAYVCAAKHAGNYCVTASIDTVDFLQPVEVGELVSLMASVNYVGKTSLVVGIRVVSENIKNSSVMHTNTSYFTMVAKDENNKPVKVPGLILENREQVRRFIEARRRKEIKQSYMKEVEQIQMPDNYEHCIALLLGERCLVAGE, encoded by the coding sequence ATGACAGCACTTACAGATGAATCTGATTACAAAACAGTAGGTTTTTCGCAAACTACCATTACCGAACTGATGATACCATCATACTCCAATTTCGGCGGAAAGATACATGGAGGTATTTTATTGTCACTTATGGATAAGGTTGCGTATGTATGTGCTGCCAAACATGCCGGGAACTACTGCGTAACTGCATCTATTGATACGGTTGATTTTTTACAGCCGGTTGAGGTAGGTGAGCTGGTATCGCTTATGGCCTCGGTTAACTATGTGGGAAAAACATCACTGGTTGTAGGTATCAGGGTAGTATCAGAAAATATCAAAAACAGTTCGGTAATGCATACCAATACCAGCTACTTTACCATGGTAGCTAAAGATGAAAATAATAAACCCGTTAAGGTGCCCGGATTGATATTAGAAAACCGTGAGCAGGTACGTCGTTTTATTGAAGCACGCCGGCGTAAGGAAATAAAACAAAGCTACATGAAAGAAGTGGAACAAATTCAGATGCCCGATAATTATGAGCATTGCATAGCCCTGCTTTTAGGCGAGCGCTGTTTGGTGGCGGGAGAGTAG
- a CDS encoding TonB-dependent receptor, producing the protein MTRLLLLTFICSIFITQVFAQQPREVSGTVVDSVGSVPGINVKLTSDKDSMAVATSTTGVFSFPAVNSKNFKITVSGIGYQTLVRKFVMDDDIKPIKLDAIKVKVQTNFLKTVTIVAAVNPITIKEDTVEYKASAYKVREGSPVEDLLKKLPGVSVDKDGNVTAHGKAVTKVRVNGKDYFTGDVQTATQNLPADIVDNIQVIDDYGDQANLTGIKTGDPDKILNITIQKGKSRGNFGQGSVGVGNDDRYQARLSANTFLDARQIALIGTLNNTNTNSFNLGGSGGGGGRAGRGGGGGGGGGSQISTANGITTNRSVGTNYRDDWSKKMTVYGSYSFADKDKDQNSTTVEQNLFQSGTLINTDDSKDHNHGINHRFDFNMEYKIDTTNYLKINPSFSYGTSNDVSTDVFSNTRNNTLVTGNELALTDATSKSGGFNVLYNHKFHKRGRNFSVNAGISLSSGDQSLHDEYTTKQDTITTQLFQQINSNNNSQRANVRLSYIEPIGKSTYLETNYSYNYSNTDNNRYNYRIDPATGKQTYVDSLSTLYNNQFITNRFGVNLRGIGAKYNYTIGMAVQPSTLNGESHNQRFHTNTMNYIPTARFIYNFSRNHSFTVNYSGSNSQPSFTQLQVQPDYSNPQNRVYGNPDLKPSFTNNLNLRYNQFDIASGNSLFTNISISETQDAIVTNTKPVFDSTQTPGSTTQHDNTIQETRYLNTNGLYNINANYSFSKPFAERKFTVSLNGSAGYNNNVSYIEDERNVGKNWTLSQGVRIRADIDSIMDTELSANYSINTTRYSIPSSLNTDASTWTLGLDGRNYFFYSWVLGYNLSQTINHGFSSTVKANPTLLSTYLEYQFLKKHIASLRFQAFDLFDENKGVTRTAVGNQIIDTRTNRLGRYFMVTFTLRLQKFKGSRPGGGGGGGGRRRG; encoded by the coding sequence ATGACCAGACTACTACTACTTACTTTTATTTGTTCCATTTTTATAACCCAGGTGTTTGCACAACAGCCCCGTGAAGTTAGCGGAACGGTTGTCGACAGTGTGGGCTCGGTTCCGGGCATTAATGTAAAACTAACCTCTGATAAGGATAGTATGGCCGTTGCCACCAGTACTACAGGTGTTTTCAGTTTCCCGGCGGTTAATTCCAAAAACTTTAAAATAACGGTAAGTGGTATCGGTTATCAAACGTTGGTGCGCAAATTTGTGATGGATGATGATATCAAACCCATAAAACTCGACGCAATTAAGGTAAAAGTACAAACCAACTTTTTGAAAACCGTTACCATTGTTGCAGCCGTCAACCCCATCACCATAAAAGAAGATACGGTTGAGTACAAGGCCAGCGCTTATAAGGTACGTGAAGGCTCCCCGGTTGAGGACCTGTTAAAAAAACTGCCGGGTGTAAGCGTTGATAAGGATGGTAACGTTACTGCACATGGCAAAGCAGTAACCAAAGTACGGGTAAACGGTAAGGATTATTTTACGGGTGACGTGCAAACAGCTACACAAAACCTGCCTGCCGACATTGTAGATAATATACAAGTAATTGATGATTATGGCGACCAGGCTAATTTAACCGGCATAAAAACCGGCGATCCCGATAAAATACTGAACATCACCATACAAAAAGGAAAAAGCCGGGGCAATTTTGGCCAGGGAAGCGTTGGTGTTGGTAACGATGACCGCTACCAGGCGCGTTTATCGGCCAATACATTTTTGGACGCCCGCCAGATAGCTCTTATCGGTACTTTAAACAACACCAATACCAACTCATTTAACCTGGGCGGCAGCGGTGGCGGCGGTGGCAGGGCCGGTCGTGGTGGTGGCGGAGGAGGCGGTGGCGGTTCGCAGATCAGCACAGCAAATGGTATTACCACCAACCGTTCCGTAGGTACCAATTACCGCGATGACTGGAGCAAAAAAATGACCGTTTATGGCAGCTACAGTTTTGCAGACAAGGATAAAGACCAAAACAGCACTACGGTTGAACAGAATCTTTTTCAATCAGGTACGCTTATTAATACTGATGACAGCAAAGATCATAACCACGGCATTAACCACCGGTTTGATTTTAACATGGAGTACAAGATTGATACTACAAATTATTTAAAAATAAACCCCAGCTTTTCATACGGCACATCAAACGATGTAAGTACTGATGTTTTCAGCAATACACGTAATAATACACTGGTTACGGGTAATGAACTCGCCCTGACCGATGCTACCTCAAAAAGCGGTGGCTTTAATGTACTATACAACCATAAATTTCATAAAAGAGGCCGTAATTTTAGTGTAAATGCTGGCATTAGCCTTTCATCAGGTGATCAGAGCCTTCATGATGAATACACTACCAAACAGGATACGATTACAACCCAGCTCTTTCAGCAGATAAATTCTAATAATAATTCACAGCGGGCTAATGTTCGCTTATCCTATATTGAGCCTATTGGCAAGTCAACCTATCTGGAAACAAACTATAGTTATAACTATTCAAACACCGATAATAACCGATACAATTATCGCATTGACCCGGCAACTGGTAAGCAAACTTATGTCGATTCGTTAAGCACCCTTTATAATAACCAGTTTATTACCAATCGCTTTGGTGTAAATTTAAGAGGTATAGGCGCTAAATATAATTACACCATTGGTATGGCCGTGCAACCGTCAACCCTTAATGGCGAATCGCATAACCAGCGCTTTCATACCAATACCATGAATTATATACCTACCGCGAGGTTCATTTACAACTTTTCACGTAATCACTCTTTTACGGTTAATTACAGCGGTTCAAACAGTCAGCCTTCATTTACACAGTTGCAGGTTCAGCCCGATTATTCTAATCCGCAAAACAGGGTTTATGGTAACCCCGATCTGAAGCCGTCATTTACTAATAATTTGAACCTGCGCTATAATCAGTTTGATATAGCGAGCGGTAATTCCCTGTTCACCAATATTTCTATCAGCGAAACACAGGATGCCATAGTGACTAATACCAAACCTGTTTTTGATAGTACACAAACACCCGGCAGTACCACACAGCATGACAATACAATACAGGAAACCCGCTACTTGAATACCAACGGCCTTTATAATATTAACGCGAACTACTCCTTTTCAAAACCATTTGCCGAACGCAAATTCACGGTATCATTAAACGGCAGCGCGGGTTACAATAATAATGTATCATATATTGAAGATGAGCGTAACGTAGGCAAAAACTGGACGCTAAGCCAGGGCGTCCGGATCAGGGCTGATATTGATAGCATTATGGACACTGAACTAAGCGCCAACTATAGTATCAATACCACCCGCTACAGCATTCCGTCATCCTTAAATACTGATGCCAGCACCTGGACGTTGGGTTTAGACGGGCGAAATTATTTCTTTTACAGCTGGGTGCTGGGTTATAATTTATCGCAAACCATAAACCATGGTTTTAGCAGCACAGTAAAGGCTAACCCTACCCTGTTAAGCACTTACCTGGAATACCAATTTTTGAAAAAACATATAGCCTCGCTGCGTTTCCAGGCTTTCGACTTGTTTGATGAAAATAAAGGTGTAACCCGTACTGCCGTGGGTAACCAGATCATAGATACGCGTACCAACCGCTTAGGCCGGTATTTCATGGTTACGTTTACCTTACGCCTGCAAAAATTTAAAGGCAGTCGCCCGGGTGGTGGTGGCGGCGGTGGTGGCCGAAGAAGAGGTTAA
- a CDS encoding toxin-antitoxin system YwqK family antitoxin, protein MKRIILSITALFYLSTGLAQETVIRKHRLTDEITEKISVLKSDKATRQGLYQAVNEKNIAIASGNFENDKKAGVWHYYNPKGHLLQNYDYTNKKLLFEAPEDTTSSLRYFVDKQLTDTDRTTKPVKAGGRYFGYLPYLSVFKLPKDLENINRMVSYAVVELLVSPGGRLADFKVHIFSGESYHRVFNMSTNMPNEEDKVFTPATLNGEPIGCRIMIRCWIDNYGGIMMP, encoded by the coding sequence TTGAAAAGAATAATACTATCAATTACAGCCCTTTTTTATTTAAGCACCGGGTTAGCGCAAGAAACCGTCATCAGGAAACATCGCCTTACGGACGAGATAACTGAAAAAATATCGGTTTTAAAGAGCGATAAGGCTACCCGCCAAGGTTTGTACCAAGCGGTAAATGAAAAAAACATAGCCATTGCCAGCGGCAATTTTGAGAATGACAAAAAAGCTGGGGTATGGCATTATTATAACCCCAAAGGCCACTTGCTTCAAAATTATGATTATACCAATAAGAAATTATTGTTTGAAGCTCCCGAAGACACAACCTCAAGTTTGCGGTATTTTGTTGATAAACAGCTAACCGATACCGACCGTACCACCAAACCAGTTAAAGCGGGAGGCCGGTATTTTGGTTATTTACCCTATTTAAGCGTATTTAAACTTCCGAAGGACCTGGAAAACATCAACAGGATGGTCTCCTATGCTGTTGTAGAACTGCTGGTGAGCCCGGGCGGCAGGCTGGCCGATTTTAAAGTGCATATATTCAGCGGCGAGAGTTACCACCGGGTATTTAACATGAGTACCAATATGCCCAACGAAGAAGACAAGGTATTTACACCCGCAACGCTCAACGGCGAACCAATAGGCTGCCGTATCATGATCAGATGCTGGATTGATAATTATGGTGGAATAATGATGCCTTAG
- a CDS encoding FKBP-type peptidyl-prolyl cis-trans isomerase has translation MKIEPQHVVSLTYDLYVDQDGAEVLTESATQEQPLTFLFGAGQMLPKFEENLSTLSTGDTYEFRLAAQDAYGEYDEEAVANLPKEMFQGQEIPEIGSILPLQDNNGNRFQAQVVSVAEDSVIVDLNHPMAGQELHFKGSILNVRPATPEELSHGHAHGPDGHHAH, from the coding sequence ATGAAGATTGAACCACAGCACGTAGTGTCATTAACTTACGATTTGTATGTTGACCAGGATGGAGCCGAAGTTTTAACCGAAAGCGCCACACAAGAACAACCGTTAACCTTTTTATTTGGAGCCGGCCAGATGCTGCCCAAATTTGAAGAAAACCTGAGCACATTGTCAACCGGCGATACTTATGAGTTTCGTCTTGCTGCACAGGATGCTTACGGCGAATATGATGAAGAAGCTGTAGCTAACCTGCCAAAAGAAATGTTCCAGGGTCAGGAAATTCCTGAAATTGGCAGCATTTTGCCTTTACAGGACAACAACGGTAACCGTTTCCAAGCACAGGTAGTATCTGTTGCCGAAGATTCAGTTATTGTTGACCTTAACCACCCGATGGCTGGTCAGGAATTGCATTTTAAAGGCAGTATATTAAATGTACGCCCTGCAACTCCGGAAGAATTATCACATGGCCACGCGCATGGCCCGGATGGTCACCACGCTCACTAA